A stretch of the uncultured Cohaesibacter sp. genome encodes the following:
- a CDS encoding RNA methyltransferase produces MTKNRSQKQKKARQAAQANAAGRPKRRAQDDQVRIFGIHAIASAVANEERDLIRLHATQNAQARLVDEIRKIGGNPARLDGLVETANPKDIDLLVPDAVHQGAVLIAHPLPPLDISDIFDRKLVVVLDQITDPHNVGAIIRSCVALGAEAIVMTGRHSPEESGVLAKTASGGLDMISMVTVPNLARALDDLADGGFDVIGFDSEESQPFETILSEQDDNRPTALVFGSEGKGLRRLSREKCTALARLDMPGPIKSLNVSNSVAMTLYAIALKRQGVIGG; encoded by the coding sequence ATGACAAAAAATCGCTCCCAAAAACAGAAAAAGGCACGGCAGGCAGCGCAAGCCAATGCCGCAGGCCGCCCAAAGCGCCGGGCACAGGATGACCAAGTCCGCATTTTCGGCATTCATGCAATTGCCAGTGCAGTCGCCAATGAAGAGCGCGACCTGATCCGCCTGCATGCCACTCAGAACGCCCAGGCGCGGCTGGTGGATGAGATTCGCAAAATCGGCGGCAACCCCGCTCGGCTTGATGGTCTGGTGGAAACCGCCAACCCGAAAGACATTGATCTTCTGGTCCCCGACGCTGTGCATCAGGGCGCTGTGCTGATCGCCCATCCCCTGCCCCCACTCGACATCTCAGACATTTTCGACCGCAAGCTCGTCGTGGTCCTCGATCAAATCACCGACCCACACAATGTCGGTGCGATCATCCGCTCTTGCGTGGCGCTTGGTGCCGAAGCCATCGTCATGACTGGCCGCCACAGCCCCGAAGAATCGGGTGTGCTGGCCAAAACTGCGTCCGGTGGCCTCGACATGATCTCGATGGTCACAGTGCCCAACCTTGCCCGCGCTCTTGATGATCTGGCCGATGGCGGCTTCGACGTGATCGGCTTTGATTCTGAAGAGAGCCAACCCTTCGAAACCATCCTCAGCGAGCAGGACGACAACCGCCCGACGGCACTGGTTTTCGGTTCCGAAGGCAAGGGATTGCGTCGCCTCAGCCGCGAGAAATGCACCGCTCTGGCCCGCCTCGACATGCCCGGCCCGATCAAGAGCCTCAATGTTTCCAACTCCGTTGCCATGACGCTCTACGCCATCGCTCTAAAACGGCAAGGTGTGATCGGCGGATAA